From the Hymenobacter yonginensis genome, one window contains:
- the nuoK gene encoding NADH-quinone oxidoreductase subunit NuoK, with translation MNPNIPEVIQTVPLQYYVFFAAALFSIGVLGVLTRRNAIIIFMCVELMLNAVNVLLTAFSAYRADPNGQIFVFFIMAVAAAEVAVGLAIIVMIYRNLQNTDVNLLNRLKF, from the coding sequence ATGAACCCGAACATACCCGAGGTTATCCAAACGGTTCCGCTTCAGTACTACGTCTTCTTTGCCGCCGCTTTGTTTTCCATCGGGGTGCTGGGCGTACTTACCCGGCGCAACGCCATCATCATTTTCATGTGCGTGGAGCTGATGCTAAACGCCGTGAACGTGCTGCTGACGGCCTTCTCGGCCTACCGCGCCGACCCCAACGGGCAGATTTTCGTGTTCTTCATCATGGCCGTGGCCGCCGCCGAAGTGGCCGTGGGCCTGGCCATTATCGTGATGATCTACCGGAACCTGCAAAACACCGACGTTAATCTGCTCAACCGCCTGAAATTCTAG
- a CDS encoding MaoC family dehydratase — translation MSITIGSLAELQQYEGQDLGTTPWHIITQEQINQFAAATLDFQWIHTDPQRAATESPFGGTIAHGYLTLSLLPYFWHQLVQVENLKMQVNYEISEFRFNQAVVVGSAVRLHAKLLAVKDLRGIAKANIGVTMEIEGQKKPAYTGVITFLYHFL, via the coding sequence ATGAGTATTACCATTGGCAGCTTAGCTGAGCTGCAGCAGTACGAAGGCCAGGACCTCGGCACTACGCCCTGGCATATTATCACGCAGGAGCAAATCAACCAGTTTGCCGCCGCCACCCTCGATTTCCAGTGGATTCATACCGACCCCCAGCGCGCCGCCACCGAGTCGCCGTTCGGGGGCACCATTGCCCACGGCTACCTCACGCTGTCGTTGCTGCCCTACTTCTGGCACCAGCTGGTGCAGGTGGAAAACCTGAAAATGCAGGTGAACTACGAAATCAGTGAGTTCCGCTTCAACCAGGCAGTGGTAGTGGGCAGCGCCGTGCGCCTGCACGCCAAGCTGCTGGCCGTAAAAGACCTACGCGGTATTGCCAAAGCCAATATTGGCGTAACGATGGAAATCGAAGGCCAAAAAAAGCCTGCATACACCGGCGTTATTACGTTTCTGTACCACTTTTTGTAG
- a CDS encoding RNA polymerase sigma factor — translation METLALPLDAARMTAGHQDLQIQEAVRTQRKRLLAFIRRRIPNEAEAEDVLQDVFAELVESYRLMKPVEQAAAWLFRVARNKITDLYRRKKPVSLENEMAAFAADGDENTLLLADILPAVDDAPENRLLRETLMEALSDALAELPAAQRQVFIWHELEDKTFREMEEETGVPLKTLISRKHYAVQHLRKRLRTLYTELFTD, via the coding sequence ATGGAAACCTTAGCTCTACCACTCGACGCTGCACGCATGACGGCCGGCCACCAGGACCTGCAGATACAGGAAGCCGTGCGCACCCAACGGAAGCGGCTGCTGGCGTTTATCCGCCGCCGCATCCCTAACGAGGCCGAGGCCGAAGACGTGCTGCAGGACGTGTTTGCCGAACTGGTGGAAAGCTACCGGCTGATGAAGCCCGTGGAGCAGGCCGCCGCCTGGCTGTTCCGGGTGGCCCGCAACAAAATCACCGACCTCTACCGCCGCAAAAAGCCCGTTTCGCTGGAAAACGAAATGGCCGCCTTTGCCGCCGACGGCGACGAAAACACCCTGCTGCTGGCCGACATCCTGCCCGCCGTAGACGACGCGCCCGAAAACCGCCTGCTGCGCGAAACCCTCATGGAAGCCCTCAGCGACGCCCTGGCCGAACTGCCCGCCGCCCAGCGCCAGGTCTTCATCTGGCACGAGCTGGAAGACAAAACCTTCCGCGAAATGGAGGAGGAAACCGGCGTCCCGCTCAAAACCCTGATTTCGCGCAAGCACTATGCCGTGCAGCATCTGCGCAAACGCCTCCGCACGCTCTATACCGAGTTGTTTACGGACTAA
- a CDS encoding YegJ family protein yields the protein MAAFLLNNCQSADNETGWDASKQMYFAKSDDPEMAEAMHKSRKTVNQFLTALSSGDTTTYNFGVKAAFPIPDGTNEHIWLTDVKASGDSIFGVIDNEPDFTTAVKFGQQVAIHKDSITDWNYTKAGKLIGGYSIRLMRNRMTKEEQAQFDEQLGLIIE from the coding sequence ATGGCCGCTTTTCTTTTAAATAATTGTCAGTCTGCTGATAATGAAACTGGTTGGGATGCCAGTAAGCAAATGTATTTCGCCAAATCCGATGACCCGGAAATGGCTGAAGCGATGCACAAAAGCCGTAAGACAGTAAATCAGTTTTTGACTGCTCTATCCAGTGGCGATACGACTACTTACAATTTTGGTGTTAAGGCAGCCTTTCCGATTCCAGATGGCACCAATGAGCATATCTGGTTAACAGATGTGAAAGCCAGTGGAGATTCTATTTTCGGAGTCATAGACAATGAGCCTGACTTTACTACCGCAGTAAAATTTGGCCAGCAAGTAGCAATTCACAAGGACTCAATTACCGATTGGAACTACACGAAAGCTGGCAAGCTAATAGGAGGGTATTCAATTCGGCTTATGCGCAATAGAATGACCAAAGAGGAACAAGCACAGTTTGATGAGCAACTAGGCCTTATCATCGAGTGA
- a CDS encoding NADH-quinone oxidoreductase subunit J family protein, which yields MSPIFLFLTFVALLSALGVVFAKNPVHSVLFLILTFFSLSGHYLLLNAQFLAAVNIIVYAGAIMVLFLFVIMFLNLNVDTEPHKPALAKIAAAVAGGSLLLILVAALKDVTPTGVAAGTAFNSQIGMVDQLGMKLYTDYLLPFELASVLFLVAMVGAVMLGKREVGERNF from the coding sequence ATGTCCCCAATCTTCCTCTTTCTGACCTTCGTGGCGCTACTGAGCGCGCTGGGGGTGGTGTTTGCCAAAAACCCGGTGCACAGCGTGCTGTTCCTGATTCTGACGTTCTTCTCGCTGTCGGGGCACTACCTGCTGCTGAATGCGCAGTTTCTGGCGGCCGTGAACATCATCGTGTACGCCGGTGCCATCATGGTGCTGTTCCTGTTCGTGATTATGTTCCTGAACCTGAACGTAGACACGGAGCCGCACAAGCCGGCCCTGGCCAAGATTGCCGCGGCCGTAGCCGGAGGTTCCCTCCTGCTCATCCTCGTAGCCGCCCTGAAAGACGTAACGCCCACCGGCGTAGCAGCCGGCACCGCGTTCAACTCGCAGATCGGTATGGTGGACCAGTTGGGCATGAAGCTCTACACCGATTACCTGCTGCCCTTCGAGTTGGCCTCCGTGCTGTTCCTGGTAGCCATGGTGGGTGCTGTAATGCTCGGTAAGCGCGAAGTAGGCGAGCGGAATTTCTAA
- a CDS encoding NuoI/complex I 23 kDa subunit family protein has translation MQLTNRAKKLEKKPMTLAERAYLPAIFQGLSITMRHFFMKKATVRYPEEVRPFSNTFRGLHVLKRDEQGRERCTACGLCAVACPAEAITMVAGERKKGEEGLYREEKYAISYEINMLRCIFCGLCEEACPKAAVYLQPDKMAPPRYERDEFIYGKDRLVEPVSPDERSVRGIQLTADQATTLRGKLQQA, from the coding sequence ATGCAACTCACCAACCGAGCCAAGAAGCTAGAAAAGAAGCCGATGACGCTGGCCGAGCGGGCGTACCTGCCGGCCATCTTCCAGGGTTTGAGCATCACGATGCGCCACTTCTTCATGAAGAAGGCCACCGTGCGCTACCCCGAGGAGGTGCGGCCCTTCTCCAACACGTTCCGCGGCCTGCACGTGCTCAAGCGCGACGAGCAGGGCCGGGAGCGGTGCACGGCCTGCGGCCTGTGTGCCGTAGCCTGCCCCGCCGAAGCCATTACGATGGTGGCCGGCGAGCGGAAAAAGGGCGAAGAAGGCCTCTACCGCGAGGAGAAGTACGCCATCAGCTACGAAATCAACATGCTGCGGTGCATCTTCTGCGGCCTCTGCGAGGAAGCCTGCCCTAAAGCCGCCGTCTACCTCCAGCCCGACAAGATGGCTCCGCCACGTTACGAGCGGGACGAGTTCATCTACGGCAAGGACCGCCTAGTGGAGCCCGTATCGCCGGACGAGCGTTCCGTGCGCGGCATCCAGCTCACGGCCGACCAGGCTACCACGTTGCGCGGCAAGCTGCAGCAGGCGTAA
- the nuoH gene encoding NADH-quinone oxidoreductase subunit NuoH: MELPALGWQSIVIFVVFALSLLIATYCTYAERVIAAFLQDRVGPDRAGPYGLAQPLADAVKMFTKEEFFPGGANKALFVFGPCLAMITALMSSAVIPFGNIMNFGNNLFFLQGIEVNIGMLWVFGVVSLGVYGVMIGGWASNNKFSLLGAIRAASQNISYELAMGMALIAVLMISGTLSLREITLQQSAAGEWHVWNIVKQPLGFIIFLVCAFAETNRTPFDLPECETELVGGYHTEYSSMKLGLYLFSEYVNIFVVSAVMSVLYFGGFNFPFQYELRDWFVSNQGWELASAQNLITLLGTVGLFLKIFAFIFFFMWIRWTLPRFRYDQLMRLGWTILIPLAVFNIILTGGLILFGVI, encoded by the coding sequence ATTGAACTACCCGCACTAGGCTGGCAATCCATTGTCATCTTCGTCGTATTCGCGCTTTCGCTGCTGATTGCGACGTATTGCACCTACGCGGAACGCGTAATTGCCGCATTCCTGCAGGACCGTGTGGGCCCCGACCGCGCCGGTCCCTACGGCCTGGCGCAGCCGCTGGCCGATGCCGTGAAGATGTTCACGAAGGAAGAATTCTTCCCCGGCGGTGCCAACAAGGCGCTGTTCGTGTTCGGCCCCTGCCTGGCCATGATTACGGCCCTGATGTCGTCGGCGGTTATTCCGTTCGGCAACATCATGAACTTCGGCAACAACCTGTTCTTCCTGCAGGGCATTGAGGTAAATATCGGTATGCTGTGGGTGTTCGGCGTGGTGTCGCTGGGCGTGTACGGCGTGATGATTGGCGGCTGGGCCTCCAACAACAAGTTCTCGCTGCTGGGCGCCATCCGCGCCGCTTCGCAGAACATCAGCTACGAGCTGGCCATGGGCATGGCCCTGATTGCCGTGCTGATGATTTCGGGCACGCTGAGCTTGCGCGAAATCACGCTGCAGCAGTCGGCAGCCGGTGAGTGGCACGTCTGGAACATCGTGAAACAGCCGCTGGGCTTCATCATCTTCCTGGTGTGCGCCTTTGCCGAAACCAACCGCACGCCCTTCGACCTTCCCGAGTGCGAAACTGAGCTGGTGGGCGGCTACCACACCGAGTATTCGTCGATGAAGCTGGGTTTGTACCTGTTCTCGGAGTATGTGAACATCTTCGTGGTGTCGGCCGTGATGAGCGTGCTGTACTTCGGCGGCTTCAACTTCCCCTTCCAGTACGAGCTGCGCGATTGGTTCGTGAGCAACCAGGGCTGGGAGCTGGCTTCGGCCCAGAACCTGATTACGCTGCTGGGTACCGTGGGCCTGTTCCTGAAGATTTTCGCCTTCATCTTCTTCTTCATGTGGATTCGCTGGACTTTGCCGCGCTTCCGCTACGATCAGCTGATGCGTCTGGGCTGGACCATCCTCATCCCGCTGGCCGTCTTCAACATCATCCTCACCGGTGGCCTCATCCTGTTCGGGGTGATTTAA
- a CDS encoding 2Fe-2S iron-sulfur cluster-binding protein, with amino-acid sequence MAKITFDGIEVEVPDGTTILNAARQIGGSIVPPAMCYYTPLKGSGGKCRACLVRVAAGSAKDPRPMPKLVASCVTPVQDGMVVENTTNPQVLDVRKGIVEMLLINHPLDCPVCDQAGECDLQNFAFEHGVSTTRYQEERRTFEKIDIGPLIQLHMTRCILCYRCVYTANQITDNRVHGVLGRGDAAEIGTYIENIIDNDFSGNVIDVCPVGALTDKTFRFKSRVWFTKPVNAHRDCPKCSGNVVLWYKGNDVLRTTARKDQYGEVKEWICNECRFEKKETSDWTIEGPAHIDRSSVISANHYELPVLNQSVVADLPASTQRDLEKNPPLKLGS; translated from the coding sequence ATGGCTAAAATTACTTTCGACGGCATCGAGGTGGAAGTTCCGGACGGAACCACCATCCTGAATGCGGCCCGCCAGATTGGCGGCAGCATCGTGCCCCCGGCCATGTGCTACTACACCCCGCTGAAAGGCTCGGGCGGTAAATGCCGCGCCTGCCTCGTCCGTGTGGCGGCCGGCTCGGCCAAAGACCCGCGCCCCATGCCCAAGCTGGTGGCCTCGTGCGTAACGCCGGTGCAGGATGGCATGGTGGTGGAAAACACCACCAACCCGCAGGTGCTGGACGTGCGCAAGGGCATCGTGGAGATGCTGCTCATCAACCACCCCCTGGATTGCCCCGTGTGCGACCAGGCCGGCGAGTGTGATCTGCAGAACTTCGCCTTCGAGCACGGCGTGAGCACCACCCGCTACCAGGAAGAGCGCCGCACCTTCGAGAAAATCGACATCGGCCCGCTGATTCAGCTGCACATGACGCGCTGCATCCTGTGCTACCGCTGCGTGTACACGGCCAACCAGATTACCGACAACCGCGTGCACGGTGTACTAGGCCGCGGCGACGCCGCCGAAATCGGCACCTACATCGAGAACATCATCGACAACGACTTCTCCGGCAACGTCATCGACGTGTGCCCGGTAGGCGCCCTCACCGATAAGACGTTCCGCTTCAAGTCTCGGGTGTGGTTCACGAAGCCCGTGAATGCCCACCGTGACTGCCCCAAGTGCTCCGGCAACGTGGTGCTCTGGTACAAAGGCAACGACGTGCTGCGCACCACGGCCCGCAAGGACCAGTACGGCGAAGTGAAGGAGTGGATCTGCAACGAGTGCCGCTTCGAGAAGAAGGAAACTTCCGACTGGACCATCGAGGGCCCCGCCCACATCGACCGTTCTTCGGTTATTTCGGCCAACCACTACGAGTTGCCGGTCCTCAACCAATCGGTAGTAGCCGACCTGCCCGCCAGCACCCAGCGCGACCTGGAAAAGAATCCACCGCTGAAACTCGGTAGCTAA
- the nuoF gene encoding NADH-quinone oxidoreductase subunit NuoF, giving the protein MGRKLLTEHINVEGIDTLEVYRKHGGYRSVEKALKTMTPDEVVEEVKKSGLRGRGGAGFPTGMKWSFLAKPEGVPRYLVCNADESEPGTFKDRQLMSKLPHLLIEGMITSSYALGANTSYIYIRGELLYVLRILEKAIAEAYAAGFLGKNILGSGYDLDLHVHPGGGAYICGEETALLESLEGKRGNPRNKPPFPAVQGLYARPTVVNNVESIAAVPVIVNEGGDEYAKIGVGRSTGTKLISACGHLNKPGIYEIELGLPVEEFIYSDEYCGGIWKGRDLKAVVAGGSSVPILPKELILKTAAGENRLMTYESLSDGGFVTGTMLGSGGFIAMDETTCIVRNTWNFSRFYHHESCGQCSPCREGTGWMEKVLHRLEHGHGHMEDIDLLVSVAKQIEGNTICPLGEAAAWPVAAAVRHFRHEFEWHVTHAKEAAQPGAVYRAGTVLV; this is encoded by the coding sequence ATGGGACGCAAACTGCTGACCGAACATATTAACGTTGAAGGCATCGACACCCTGGAGGTGTACCGCAAGCACGGCGGTTACCGCTCGGTGGAGAAGGCCCTGAAAACGATGACGCCCGATGAGGTGGTGGAAGAAGTGAAGAAGTCGGGCCTGCGGGGCCGCGGCGGCGCAGGCTTCCCCACGGGCATGAAGTGGAGCTTCCTGGCCAAGCCCGAGGGCGTGCCGCGCTACCTCGTCTGCAACGCCGACGAATCGGAGCCGGGCACCTTCAAGGACCGCCAGCTGATGTCGAAGCTGCCCCACCTGCTCATCGAGGGCATGATTACGAGCTCGTACGCGCTGGGCGCCAACACCTCGTACATCTACATCCGCGGCGAGTTGTTGTACGTGCTGCGCATCCTGGAAAAAGCCATTGCTGAGGCCTACGCGGCCGGTTTCCTGGGCAAAAACATCCTGGGCTCGGGCTACGACCTGGACCTGCACGTGCACCCCGGCGGTGGCGCCTACATCTGCGGGGAGGAAACCGCGCTGCTGGAAAGCCTGGAGGGCAAGCGCGGCAACCCGCGCAATAAGCCCCCATTCCCGGCTGTGCAGGGCCTCTACGCCCGCCCCACGGTGGTGAACAACGTAGAATCCATTGCGGCCGTGCCGGTGATTGTGAACGAGGGCGGCGACGAGTACGCCAAAATCGGGGTGGGCCGGAGCACCGGCACCAAGCTGATTTCGGCCTGCGGCCACCTCAACAAGCCCGGCATCTACGAAATTGAGCTGGGCTTGCCCGTCGAGGAATTCATCTACTCCGATGAGTACTGCGGCGGCATCTGGAAAGGCCGCGACCTGAAGGCCGTGGTAGCCGGTGGCTCGTCGGTGCCGATTCTGCCTAAGGAGCTGATCCTGAAAACCGCCGCCGGTGAAAACCGCCTGATGACCTACGAGTCGCTGAGCGACGGCGGCTTCGTGACGGGCACCATGCTGGGCTCGGGTGGCTTTATTGCCATGGACGAGACGACCTGCATCGTGCGCAACACCTGGAACTTCAGCCGCTTCTACCACCACGAGTCGTGCGGGCAATGCTCGCCCTGCCGCGAGGGTACGGGCTGGATGGAGAAGGTGCTGCACCGCCTCGAGCACGGCCACGGCCACATGGAGGACATCGACCTGCTGGTGAGCGTGGCCAAGCAAATCGAGGGCAATACCATCTGCCCCCTCGGTGAAGCTGCCGCCTGGCCCGTTGCCGCCGCCGTGCGCCACTTCCGCCACGAGTTTGAGTGGCACGTGACCCACGCCAAGGAAGCCGCCCAGCCCGGCGCGGTGTACCGGGCCGGAACTGTGCTGGTATAA
- a CDS encoding NADH-quinone oxidoreductase subunit NuoE family protein, translated as MESTATKPQFSEAAQAEIARICKQYPEERRKSAMLPVLHIAQAEFGGWVSPEVQYLVAEVLGVAPIEVYEVSSFYTMFNLKPVGKHVLEICRTGPCMLRGSDELTAHLERITGAKVGGPASEDGLFTLKEVECLAACGFAPIVQVREKYYEQLDTPEAVDAMLTELRNQVHRPALPWEETGLPNAVANN; from the coding sequence ATGGAATCGACTGCTACCAAGCCGCAATTCTCCGAAGCCGCTCAGGCTGAAATTGCGCGCATCTGCAAGCAATACCCGGAGGAGCGCCGCAAATCGGCCATGCTGCCGGTGCTGCACATTGCCCAGGCCGAATTTGGCGGCTGGGTGAGCCCCGAAGTGCAGTATCTGGTGGCCGAAGTGCTGGGCGTGGCCCCGATTGAGGTGTACGAGGTGTCGTCGTTCTACACCATGTTCAACCTCAAGCCAGTTGGCAAGCACGTGCTGGAAATCTGCCGCACGGGCCCCTGCATGCTGCGCGGCTCCGACGAGTTGACGGCCCATCTGGAGCGCATCACGGGCGCCAAAGTAGGCGGTCCGGCTTCGGAAGATGGCCTGTTCACCCTGAAGGAAGTGGAGTGCCTGGCCGCCTGCGGCTTCGCCCCCATCGTGCAGGTCCGCGAGAAATACTACGAGCAGCTTGATACCCCGGAAGCCGTGGACGCCATGCTCACGGAGTTGCGCAACCAGGTGCACCGCCCCGCCCTGCCCTGGGAAGAAACCGGCCTCCCGAACGCAGTGGCCAACAACTAA
- a CDS encoding NADH-quinone oxidoreductase subunit D, giving the protein MAVNDTLEGTHKIIESAREQEPRLNPLAPTVNDFNQELTTLNLGPTHPATHGIFQNILQMDGERIVAGVPTIGYIHRAFEKIAERRPFYQITPLTDRMNYCSSPINNMGWHMTVEKLLGVEVPKRAQYIRVILMELARITDHLICNGILGVDTGAFTGFLYLMDEREKVYEIYEEVSGARLTTNMGRVGGMERDFSDVAIAKLRAWLKTFPAVMAEFEKMFNRNRIFMDRVVDVGGISAERALNYGFTGPNLRAAGVDYDVRVMNPYSSYQDFEFEIPVGTKGDTYDRFMVRNEEIWQSLRIITQALENLPAGPYHADAPHFYLPPKQAVYQNMEALIYHFKIVMGEIDAPVGEVYHSVEGGNGELGFYLVSDGGRTPYRLHFRRPCFIYYQAYTEMVVGQTLSDAIVTLSSMNVIAGELDA; this is encoded by the coding sequence ATGGCAGTAAACGACACGCTGGAAGGCACCCATAAAATCATTGAGTCGGCCCGGGAGCAGGAGCCGCGGCTGAACCCGCTGGCCCCGACCGTCAACGACTTCAACCAGGAGCTCACCACGCTGAACCTGGGCCCCACGCACCCCGCTACCCACGGCATCTTCCAGAACATTCTGCAGATGGACGGCGAGCGGATTGTGGCGGGTGTGCCCACTATCGGCTACATCCACCGCGCCTTCGAGAAGATTGCCGAGCGCCGGCCCTTCTACCAGATTACGCCCCTGACGGACCGCATGAACTACTGTTCGTCGCCCATCAACAACATGGGCTGGCACATGACGGTGGAAAAGCTGCTCGGCGTGGAAGTTCCGAAGCGCGCCCAGTACATTCGGGTTATCCTGATGGAACTGGCCCGCATCACCGACCACCTGATCTGCAACGGCATTCTGGGCGTGGATACGGGCGCTTTCACCGGCTTCCTCTACCTCATGGATGAGCGGGAGAAGGTGTACGAGATTTACGAAGAAGTAAGCGGCGCCCGCCTCACCACCAACATGGGCCGTGTAGGCGGCATGGAGCGCGACTTCTCCGACGTGGCCATTGCCAAGCTGCGCGCCTGGCTGAAGACCTTCCCGGCCGTGATGGCGGAGTTCGAGAAGATGTTCAACCGCAACCGCATCTTCATGGACCGCGTGGTGGACGTGGGCGGCATTTCGGCCGAGCGCGCCCTCAACTACGGCTTCACCGGCCCCAACCTGCGCGCCGCCGGCGTCGATTACGACGTGCGGGTGATGAACCCCTACTCCAGCTACCAGGACTTCGAGTTTGAAATTCCGGTGGGCACCAAGGGCGACACCTACGACCGGTTTATGGTGCGCAACGAGGAAATCTGGCAGAGCCTGCGCATCATCACGCAGGCGCTGGAAAATCTGCCCGCAGGCCCCTACCACGCCGATGCGCCGCACTTCTACCTGCCGCCCAAGCAGGCCGTGTACCAGAACATGGAAGCCCTCATCTATCACTTCAAGATTGTGATGGGCGAGATTGACGCTCCCGTGGGCGAGGTTTACCACTCGGTGGAAGGCGGCAACGGCGAGTTGGGCTTCTACCTCGTGTCCGACGGCGGCCGCACGCCCTACCGCCTGCACTTCCGCCGGCCCTGCTTCATCTACTACCAGGCCTACACCGAAATGGTGGTGGGCCAGACCCTCTCCGACGCCATCGTGACGCTGTCGTCGATGAACGTAATTGCCGGGGAGCTCGACGCGTAG
- a CDS encoding NADH-quinone oxidoreductase subunit C, protein MADQNESIPAQEQAAAQDPAAQKNAQLLALLHRLFGADAFTDVEEPYGLLTATTTRERIHDIIESLQKDEELQLNFLTTMCGMHFPDRPGQELGMVYHLHSLTQNIRLRLKIFFPIADPVAPTLTDLYATANWMEREAFDFYGIIFPGHPNLMRILNVEDMDYHPMRKEYALEDGTREDKTDLFFGR, encoded by the coding sequence ATGGCTGACCAGAACGAATCCATCCCGGCTCAGGAACAGGCTGCCGCCCAGGACCCGGCCGCGCAGAAAAACGCGCAGCTGCTGGCTCTGCTGCACCGCCTGTTCGGGGCCGACGCCTTCACCGATGTGGAGGAGCCCTACGGCCTGCTGACCGCCACCACCACCCGGGAGCGGATTCACGACATCATTGAAAGCCTGCAGAAGGACGAGGAGTTGCAGCTCAACTTCCTGACCACGATGTGCGGCATGCATTTCCCCGACCGGCCCGGTCAGGAACTCGGCATGGTGTACCACCTGCACAGCCTCACCCAGAACATCCGGTTGCGGCTGAAGATCTTCTTCCCGATTGCCGACCCGGTTGCCCCGACCCTGACCGACCTCTACGCCACCGCCAACTGGATGGAGCGCGAGGCCTTCGATTTCTACGGCATCATCTTCCCCGGCCACCCCAACCTCATGCGCATCCTCAACGTGGAGGACATGGACTACCACCCGATGCGCAAGGAATACGCCCTGGAAGACGGCACCCGCGAAGACAAAACCGACCTGTTCTTCGGACGATAG
- a CDS encoding NADH-quinone oxidoreductase subunit B yields MDTRVPEIKTVDAPDGLEGAGFFATSLEKVVGIARANSLWPLPFATSCCGIEFMATMGSRYDISRFGSERPSFSPRQADLLMVMGTIAKKMAPIVKQVYEQMAEPRWVLAMGACASSGGIFDTYSVLQGIDRIIPVDVYVPGCPPRPEQVLDGLMRIQDLAKNESFRRRNSPEYQALLASYNIK; encoded by the coding sequence ATGGATACCCGAGTTCCTGAAATCAAAACGGTAGACGCGCCCGACGGCCTCGAAGGCGCCGGCTTCTTTGCTACCTCCCTGGAGAAAGTGGTGGGCATTGCCCGCGCCAACTCACTCTGGCCGCTGCCCTTCGCCACCTCCTGCTGCGGCATCGAGTTCATGGCCACCATGGGCTCCCGCTACGACATCTCCCGCTTCGGCTCGGAGCGTCCCAGCTTCTCGCCCCGGCAGGCCGACCTGCTGATGGTGATGGGCACCATCGCCAAGAAGATGGCGCCCATCGTGAAGCAGGTGTACGAGCAGATGGCCGAGCCCCGCTGGGTGCTGGCCATGGGTGCCTGCGCCTCCTCGGGCGGTATCTTTGACACCTACTCCGTGCTCCAGGGCATCGACCGGATCATTCCGGTGGACGTGTACGTGCCCGGCTGCCCACCCCGCCCCGAGCAGGTGCTCGACGGCCTGATGCGCATTCAGGACCTGGCCAAAAACGAATCCTTCCGCCGCCGCAACTCGCCCGAGTATCAGGCCCTGCTGGCGTCGTACAACATCAAGTAA
- a CDS encoding NADH-quinone oxidoreductase subunit A produces the protein MLLAVPTQYQPQDFLPIVVQFVLAVAFVAFAMITSHLLGPRRKSVVKDEAFECGIESVGNARTPISVKYFLTAILFVLFDVEVIFMYPWAVNFRQLGTTGFYEMIVFLALLMAGFAYVIKKGVLRWNEAR, from the coding sequence ATGCTTCTCGCCGTTCCGACCCAATATCAGCCCCAGGATTTCCTGCCCATCGTGGTGCAGTTTGTGCTGGCCGTGGCCTTCGTGGCCTTCGCCATGATTACGTCTCACCTGCTGGGCCCGCGCCGCAAGAGCGTGGTGAAGGATGAAGCCTTCGAGTGCGGCATCGAGTCGGTGGGCAACGCCCGCACCCCGATTTCGGTGAAATACTTCCTCACGGCTATCCTGTTCGTGCTCTTCGACGTGGAAGTCATCTTCATGTACCCCTGGGCCGTGAACTTCCGCCAGCTGGGCACCACCGGCTTCTACGAGATGATTGTATTCCTGGCTTTGCTGATGGCTGGCTTCGCCTACGTTATCAAAAAAGGCGTTCTACGCTGGAACGAAGCCCGTTAA
- a CDS encoding Uma2 family endonuclease: MKPFYESFVPGQLYSVPEFLALGQQGEDRHEFYDGQVWPFPADTLRHNLLVQNCSLPLFVQRKQFGLDVFSTGMMLEVLPGRYYTYPDVMLLDTAPYSGQECVLQNPLVLIEVLDPLWAECDQAWKCAHYRHLDSLQQYVLVSQTQQFVESYRRTAAGEWRYEASIKPDDMLVIADTGLQLTLREIYDEVAVPLLQPQLPDIRETIK, encoded by the coding sequence ATGAAACCATTCTACGAGTCATTTGTGCCTGGGCAGCTGTATTCGGTACCCGAGTTCTTGGCGTTGGGACAGCAGGGCGAAGACCGGCACGAATTCTACGACGGGCAGGTCTGGCCTTTTCCGGCTGATACGCTGCGGCACAACCTGCTGGTGCAGAACTGCTCACTTCCTCTGTTTGTACAACGTAAACAATTTGGCCTCGACGTATTCAGTACCGGCATGATGCTGGAAGTGCTACCCGGTCGCTACTACACTTATCCCGACGTAATGCTATTAGATACCGCGCCGTATTCTGGCCAAGAATGCGTGTTGCAAAACCCACTGGTACTTATCGAAGTGCTGGACCCGCTGTGGGCAGAGTGTGACCAGGCATGGAAGTGCGCCCACTACCGCCACCTCGACTCGCTCCAACAGTATGTCCTGGTTTCACAAACGCAGCAGTTCGTGGAATCCTACCGGCGCACAGCGGCGGGAGAGTGGCGCTACGAGGCGTCTATAAAACCGGATGATATGTTGGTTATTGCTGATACTGGCTTGCAGTTGACGTTGCGGGAAATCTACGATGAGGTGGCAGTGCCGCTGTTGCAGCCGCAGCTTCCGGATATTCGCGAAACAATAAAATAA